In one Pirellulales bacterium genomic region, the following are encoded:
- a CDS encoding MgtC/SapB family protein codes for MSPTIEWTDVAIRLAFTVVASALIGINRGEQGRAAGFRTVMLVSLAAAISMLQANLLMNTPGKKSDSFIVLDLMRFPLGILSGMGFIGAGAILRRGKMVLGVTTAATLWFSTVMGLCFGGGQIWLGAAAAALAIMVLWGLKSMDKSLVRDRRAALVVKLAPDGPTDADIRNILRIGPLTIAACSITIVPRSQIRKLQYELDWHAPETATEIPVAIEQIAQRPGVLRLQWKP; via the coding sequence ATGTCCCCCACGATCGAATGGACCGACGTTGCAATTCGACTGGCATTCACGGTCGTCGCTAGCGCGTTGATTGGCATTAATCGTGGCGAGCAGGGACGCGCCGCTGGATTTCGCACCGTCATGCTGGTCAGCCTGGCGGCGGCCATTTCTATGCTCCAAGCGAATCTGCTCATGAACACGCCAGGGAAAAAATCTGATTCGTTTATCGTTCTGGATCTCATGCGATTCCCTTTGGGCATTTTGTCGGGAATGGGCTTCATCGGCGCTGGGGCGATTTTGCGGCGCGGAAAAATGGTGCTCGGCGTCACAACCGCCGCAACGCTGTGGTTTTCCACCGTGATGGGTCTTTGCTTTGGAGGCGGACAAATCTGGCTCGGCGCGGCTGCTGCTGCGTTGGCGATTATGGTGTTATGGGGGTTGAAGAGTATGGACAAATCGTTGGTGCGAGATCGCCGAGCCGCCTTGGTCGTTAAATTAGCCCCCGATGGGCCGACCGATGCAGATATCCGCAACATCCTCCGTATTGGGCCGTTGACAATCGCAGCCTGTTCGATCACGATCGTGCCCCGGTCGCAAATTCGCAAGTTGCAGTACGAGCTCGATTGGCACGCGCCTGAGACAGCCACTGAAATACCGGTTGCTATCGAGCAAATTGCCCAGCGGCCGGGCGTTCTGCGATTACAGTGGAAACCGTAG
- a CDS encoding type II toxin-antitoxin system Phd/YefM family antitoxin — protein MKQIPLTDVKDDLSKYLRLAAKEEIVITRHGKPAGVLVGFASEDEWFDYKLEHDPRFLARISKSRASLRAGKGTKLENLKP, from the coding sequence ATGAAGCAGATTCCACTAACTGATGTCAAAGACGATTTATCAAAGTATCTTCGCCTTGCGGCCAAGGAAGAAATTGTCATCACTCGCCACGGCAAGCCAGCGGGAGTTTTGGTCGGCTTCGCTTCGGAAGATGAATGGTTCGATTACAAGCTGGAGCACGATCCCAGATTCCTGGCCCGCATCTCTAAATCCCGCGCCAGCCTCCGCGCCGGGAAGGGAACGAAATTGGAAAACTTAAAGCCGTAG
- the solA gene encoding N-methyl-L-tryptophan oxidase gives MKNAYDVIVIGIGGVGSAALYHLAQRNIKVLGLDRFPPGHDRGSSHGRTRVIRQAYFEHPDYVPLLLRAYDLWEELSQRCGKQLYHEIGLLQIGPPDGHIVPGVLKAAEQHGLSIDRLTVPQAMSCFPAFRAPREWEAVFEQRAGYLNVEDCVRAHCNEAQKQGVELRTGVEVSGWSASDTGVSVDTNAGKFSAGKLVIAAGPWANRFVSGLGISLQVQRKVVFWYPIQNDALRADRGCPAYLFDTPECPYGIPQLDDYGFKIAEHSVAKEEHAIADPLTVNRRLNPSEQACVEKFLSIHIPDVGRPLLHHSVCLYTMSPDENFIVDVHPQYPQVAFAAGLSGHGFKFSCVLGEILADLAITGRTLHPIGFLNCRRFGTV, from the coding sequence TTGAAAAATGCTTACGACGTCATTGTGATCGGTATCGGCGGCGTAGGAAGCGCTGCGCTATATCATTTGGCTCAGCGGAACATCAAAGTGCTGGGATTGGACCGTTTTCCGCCAGGGCACGATCGGGGTAGTTCCCACGGCCGCACGCGTGTTATCCGCCAGGCCTATTTCGAACATCCCGATTACGTGCCGCTTCTGTTGCGGGCGTATGATCTGTGGGAAGAACTTTCCCAGCGCTGCGGGAAGCAGCTATATCACGAAATTGGTTTATTGCAAATCGGTCCGCCCGATGGGCATATTGTGCCGGGGGTACTGAAGGCCGCTGAGCAGCACGGTTTATCGATCGATCGGCTGACTGTTCCACAAGCGATGAGCTGCTTCCCGGCGTTCCGAGCACCCCGTGAATGGGAAGCGGTTTTCGAACAGCGTGCCGGCTATCTCAATGTCGAAGATTGCGTCAGGGCGCATTGCAACGAGGCCCAAAAGCAAGGTGTGGAATTGCGCACCGGGGTAGAGGTGAGCGGTTGGTCGGCCAGCGATACCGGTGTGTCAGTCGACACGAATGCAGGCAAGTTCAGCGCAGGAAAACTCGTCATCGCGGCTGGACCGTGGGCGAATAGATTCGTAAGTGGATTGGGCATTTCACTTCAAGTGCAACGGAAGGTCGTCTTCTGGTATCCGATCCAAAATGATGCGTTGCGAGCCGATCGTGGTTGCCCCGCCTATCTATTTGACACGCCGGAATGCCCATACGGCATTCCGCAACTGGACGATTACGGTTTCAAAATTGCCGAGCACAGCGTAGCAAAAGAAGAGCACGCAATCGCCGATCCGTTGACGGTGAATCGGCGGTTGAATCCTTCGGAGCAAGCATGCGTAGAAAAATTTCTAAGCATTCACATCCCGGACGTGGGTCGGCCGCTTTTACATCACAGCGTGTGTCTCTACACCATGTCACCGGATGAGAATTTCATTGTCGACGTGCATCCGCAATATCCGCAGGTAGCGTTTGCTGCGGGGTTATCTGGACACGGCTTTAAATTTTCTTGCGTGCTGGGAGAAATTCTGGCCGATTTGGCGATTACCGGTCGCACCTTGCATCCCATTGGCTTTCTCAATTGCCGCCGGTTTGGGACTGTCTAA
- the purD gene encoding phosphoribosylamine--glycine ligase gives MNILIIGNGGREHALAWKIKHSPRVKRVFVAPGNAGTAADAENVDISPTDFPRLIRFAKENEITLTVVGPEAPLAAGIVDAFQAEKLRIFGPSKAAAELEGSKVFCKNLLRQADVPTADYQVFRELPHALTYLRDREDVPVVVKADGLAAGKGVFVCNGRAAAMDAVNRIAKDRAFGQAGRQFVIEERLDGHEASVLAITDSRTILTLPAAQDHKAAFDGDTGPNTGGMGAYCPTPLITEADMHRIEEQVLVPVVHALKRMRRPFRGVLYAGLMMTGQGPKVLEFNVRFGDPECQPLLMRLQSDLVDLLEAVADDHLAGVTPPVWDPRPAVCVVMASAGYPGNYERGIPIRGLDEAAKVPDVKVFHSGTATADGKVVTNGGRVLAVTALGNSIPAAKLSAYTAVKQIRWEGAWCRKDISDKAQKYDQ, from the coding sequence ATGAACATCTTGATTATTGGCAACGGCGGTCGGGAACATGCCCTGGCCTGGAAAATTAAGCACAGCCCGCGCGTGAAGCGCGTGTTTGTCGCGCCGGGCAACGCCGGCACAGCCGCCGATGCGGAAAATGTAGATATTTCGCCGACCGATTTTCCACGCCTCATTCGCTTTGCCAAAGAAAACGAAATTACGCTCACCGTGGTCGGGCCCGAAGCGCCGCTGGCCGCCGGCATTGTCGATGCCTTCCAGGCAGAAAAGCTGCGCATTTTCGGACCATCGAAAGCTGCCGCCGAGTTGGAAGGGAGCAAAGTGTTCTGCAAAAATTTGCTCCGCCAGGCCGACGTACCCACGGCAGATTATCAAGTGTTCCGCGAATTGCCGCACGCGCTCACTTATTTGCGCGATCGCGAAGACGTGCCCGTTGTGGTGAAGGCCGATGGCCTGGCGGCCGGCAAAGGCGTGTTCGTTTGCAACGGCCGCGCCGCAGCGATGGACGCCGTCAACCGAATCGCCAAAGATAGAGCGTTTGGCCAGGCGGGCCGCCAATTCGTCATTGAAGAACGGCTCGATGGCCACGAAGCCAGCGTGCTGGCCATTACCGACAGCCGCACCATCCTCACGCTTCCCGCGGCACAAGATCACAAGGCGGCTTTCGATGGCGATACCGGCCCCAACACCGGCGGCATGGGCGCGTACTGCCCTACCCCGCTCATCACCGAGGCCGACATGCACCGCATCGAGGAGCAAGTGCTGGTGCCGGTGGTTCACGCGTTGAAGCGCATGCGTCGCCCCTTCCGCGGCGTGCTATACGCCGGGCTGATGATGACCGGCCAAGGCCCGAAAGTGCTGGAATTCAACGTTCGCTTTGGCGATCCGGAATGTCAGCCGCTGCTGATGCGGCTGCAAAGCGATCTCGTGGATTTACTGGAAGCCGTGGCCGACGATCATTTAGCCGGCGTCACTCCGCCCGTGTGGGATCCGCGCCCGGCTGTTTGCGTGGTGATGGCCAGCGCCGGTTACCCGGGCAATTACGAGCGCGGCATTCCGATCCGCGGTCTGGACGAAGCGGCCAAAGTGCCCGACGTGAAGGTGTTCCACTCCGGCACCGCCACGGCCGACGGCAAAGTGGTGACCAACGGCGGCCGCGTCCTGGCTGTTACGGCGCTGGGCAATTCCATTCCCGCCGCCAAGCTTTCCGCCTACACCGCCGTCAAACAAATCCGCTGGGAAGGCGCCTGGTGCCGGAAGGATATTTCGGATAAGGCGCAAAAGTACGACCAATAA
- a CDS encoding dihydroorotase, which translates to MSSILIQNGRVIDPSQGIDRVTNLLLRDGKIAGYDVPPNGQDRIINASGKIVSPGLIDMHVHLREPGREEDETIATGTAAALAGGFTSIACMPNTDPPLDTQASVEFIQQQAARADNCNVYVVACVSKNREGKELAELGQLVHAGAVGFSDDGAPVYDPELMRRAFEYCLMFDKPILNHAEVRELTRGGVMHEGLASLQLGLPGMPGAAEDVMVSRDILLAEATGGRIHVMHVSSGGSVEIIRRAKSREVRVTTEICPHHFTLTDESLRSFDSNFKMSPPLRSLRDVEKCLAGLADGTIDVICTDHAPHAPEKKMRELDQAPFGILGLETCLGLVITELIEPGVLDWPTALAKMTINPAEVLGIPKGTLAVGADADVTIIDPAARWTVDPHRFHSKSVNTPFTGWQLHGRADTVIVGGRVKYEVAK; encoded by the coding sequence ATGTCAAGTATTCTGATCCAAAACGGTCGAGTGATCGATCCCAGCCAAGGAATTGACCGCGTCACCAATTTGTTGCTGCGTGATGGCAAAATCGCCGGGTACGATGTGCCGCCGAATGGGCAAGATCGCATTATTAACGCCAGCGGAAAAATTGTTTCGCCCGGGTTGATCGACATGCATGTGCATTTACGCGAGCCGGGTCGAGAGGAAGACGAAACCATCGCCACCGGAACCGCGGCCGCGCTGGCCGGCGGATTCACTTCGATCGCCTGTATGCCCAATACCGATCCCCCCCTGGATACGCAGGCCAGCGTAGAGTTTATCCAGCAACAGGCCGCCCGGGCAGATAATTGCAACGTGTACGTGGTCGCCTGCGTTAGCAAAAACCGTGAGGGGAAAGAACTGGCGGAACTCGGCCAACTGGTGCACGCCGGCGCGGTCGGCTTCAGCGATGATGGCGCTCCGGTGTACGATCCGGAGTTAATGCGCCGCGCTTTCGAATATTGCTTGATGTTTGACAAGCCCATTCTCAACCACGCCGAAGTGCGCGAACTTACTCGCGGCGGCGTAATGCATGAAGGCTTGGCGTCGCTGCAACTGGGCCTTCCCGGCATGCCGGGCGCTGCGGAAGACGTCATGGTCAGCCGCGATATTCTGCTGGCCGAAGCCACCGGCGGGCGAATCCACGTCATGCACGTTTCCAGCGGCGGCAGCGTGGAAATCATCCGTCGGGCTAAATCGCGAGAAGTGCGCGTCACCACCGAAATTTGCCCGCACCATTTCACGCTCACCGACGAATCTTTGCGCAGCTTCGACAGCAACTTCAAAATGAGTCCGCCGTTGCGCAGTCTACGCGATGTGGAAAAATGCCTGGCCGGGTTGGCCGACGGCACCATCGACGTCATCTGCACCGACCACGCGCCCCACGCCCCGGAGAAAAAAATGCGGGAGCTCGACCAGGCCCCGTTCGGTATTCTGGGGTTGGAAACGTGCCTCGGCTTGGTTATCACGGAGCTCATCGAACCCGGCGTGCTCGATTGGCCCACGGCGCTAGCAAAAATGACGATCAATCCGGCCGAAGTATTGGGCATTCCTAAGGGGACGCTCGCCGTGGGAGCCGATGCCGATGTCACCATCATCGATCCCGCGGCCCGGTGGACCGTCGATCCGCACCGCTTCCACTCGAAAAGCGTGAACACGCCCTTCACCGGCTGGCAACTACACGGCCGTGCCGACACGGTCATTGTCGGCGGCCGCGTGAAGTACGAAGTTGCGAAATGA
- a CDS encoding glycosyltransferase, with product MDAVVFVSHYCPGERLSGSDSRTERVLRWFYERGIDVHFVNLTRKLYGRLPPAKLRRQMASFHQVHLAGCEAKGPKSKQWEEITRPCKTPVLRFLSARQHRQATVQQRISEVLSRTGAKMLWINHSLLAPAAPAPTKNPQVLRIIDTFDVLHQRDESLRAGGLPPAHNVTRQMERQMLETFDVILAIQDQEQQVLASMFPDRTVLTMGHSMDISPQPCHSADICFVGSRYYVNGVNLLKFLHEAWPAIRARCPDTKFQVVGGVCKSPQIIEAARGDRRIVLRGMVLHTADMFHGPAVVVCPLWMGSGLKIKMVEALSHGKATVTTPVGSQGLEQGAGSAFLVVQEPADFVPPIVELLTNAQRREQLETTAIDFARAHFQTAFVWQEMNNYLDQWRKQNRMAKSA from the coding sequence ATGGATGCTGTTGTGTTTGTGTCGCACTACTGTCCGGGCGAGCGGCTTTCGGGCTCTGATTCCCGCACCGAGCGCGTGCTGCGGTGGTTTTACGAACGGGGTATCGACGTTCATTTTGTGAATTTAACTCGCAAATTGTACGGCCGCTTGCCGCCGGCAAAGTTGCGCCGGCAGATGGCCTCCTTCCATCAAGTGCACCTGGCTGGCTGCGAGGCGAAGGGACCGAAATCGAAGCAGTGGGAAGAAATTACGCGGCCGTGCAAAACGCCAGTGCTGCGATTTCTTTCGGCCCGACAACATCGCCAGGCGACCGTGCAGCAGCGGATTTCGGAAGTGCTTTCGCGCACCGGCGCCAAGATGTTGTGGATCAATCACAGTTTGCTGGCGCCCGCGGCCCCGGCGCCGACAAAGAATCCACAGGTGTTGCGGATTATCGATACGTTCGATGTATTGCACCAGCGCGACGAAAGCTTGCGGGCCGGAGGCTTGCCGCCGGCGCATAACGTCACCCGGCAAATGGAACGGCAAATGTTGGAAACGTTCGATGTGATTCTGGCGATTCAGGATCAGGAGCAGCAAGTGCTGGCGAGCATGTTTCCCGACCGCACGGTGCTGACGATGGGGCATTCGATGGATATTTCTCCGCAGCCTTGTCACAGCGCCGATATTTGCTTTGTGGGAAGCCGATATTACGTGAACGGCGTGAACCTGCTGAAGTTTTTGCACGAAGCGTGGCCGGCCATTCGGGCGCGGTGCCCCGACACGAAATTTCAAGTGGTGGGCGGAGTGTGCAAAAGCCCGCAAATTATTGAGGCGGCACGCGGCGATCGGCGGATTGTGCTGCGCGGCATGGTTCTCCACACGGCAGATATGTTCCACGGTCCCGCGGTCGTGGTTTGCCCGCTGTGGATGGGAAGCGGATTAAAAATCAAAATGGTGGAGGCGCTTTCGCACGGCAAGGCAACAGTGACGACGCCTGTGGGATCGCAGGGATTGGAACAAGGCGCCGGCAGCGCGTTTTTGGTGGTGCAAGAGCCGGCCGATTTTGTCCCGCCAATCGTGGAATTGCTTACAAATGCGCAGCGCCGGGAACAATTGGAAACTACCGCCATTGACTTTGCCCGAGCGCACTTTCAAACCGCGTTTGTCTGGCAAGAAATGAATAACTACCTGGATCAATGGAGAAAGCAAAATCGCATGGCGAAATCAGCGTGA
- a CDS encoding DUF4912 domain-containing protein translates to MEQAKLRLMRAKILAVDGLDGRSGAAAKDRLVVMVRGPYWLHAYWELTPAGVVRAQAALGQHWHTAKPILRVLEISGSGSSTAAERVARDILIHGGVKNWYIDVGNPPQTYRLEIGYLAANGRFFSLARSNTVSTPASTSSEKLDNHWTEVVENCDKIYAMSGGYSQESNSGELQEVMEERLRRPVGGTLSERYRVSAETLISQDRTVRFRVETEMVIHGTTHPDAQVTLQGAPIKLRPDGSFSVRVDLPNRRQVIPLVACTKDGSSQRTIVLAVERNTKVMEPINREQTTNSG, encoded by the coding sequence TTGGAACAAGCAAAACTACGGTTGATGCGCGCAAAAATACTAGCAGTCGACGGATTGGATGGACGTAGCGGTGCGGCAGCGAAGGATCGCTTGGTGGTCATGGTCCGTGGACCCTATTGGTTGCACGCTTATTGGGAGTTGACGCCGGCCGGTGTTGTTCGGGCTCAAGCAGCCCTAGGGCAACATTGGCATACTGCTAAGCCCATATTGCGTGTGTTGGAAATATCGGGCTCGGGTTCGTCCACTGCGGCCGAACGGGTGGCGCGCGATATTCTAATTCACGGCGGTGTGAAGAATTGGTACATCGATGTCGGCAACCCGCCGCAAACTTATCGCTTGGAAATTGGTTATTTAGCCGCTAACGGTCGATTTTTTTCGCTGGCTCGCAGCAATACGGTTAGCACGCCGGCATCGACGAGTAGCGAAAAGCTAGACAACCACTGGACCGAAGTGGTGGAAAACTGCGACAAAATTTACGCCATGAGTGGCGGCTATTCGCAAGAAAGCAATTCCGGCGAATTGCAAGAAGTAATGGAAGAACGCCTGCGCCGGCCGGTGGGTGGAACGTTAAGCGAACGCTACCGGGTGAGCGCAGAAACGTTGATTTCCCAAGATCGCACCGTTCGTTTCCGAGTGGAGACAGAAATGGTCATCCACGGCACGACGCATCCCGATGCTCAAGTGACGCTTCAAGGAGCGCCCATCAAGCTGCGTCCCGACGGCAGTTTTAGCGTACGGGTCGATTTGCCCAACCGCCGCCAGGTCATTCCATTAGTAGCCTGCACCAAAGACGGCAGCTCACAACGCACCATTGTGCTGGCCGTTGAGCGGAACACGAAGGTCATGGAACCGATCAACCGCGAGCAAACAACCAACAGTGGCTAG
- a CDS encoding type II toxin-antitoxin system RelE/ParE family toxin — protein MRHDIILAPEAVVDLNRLAANVRAQVRDALETFLRHDPAKTSKSRIKRLRGISRPQYRLRVGGEIRVFYDVTENMVEILAIISKADADDWLIQHGETDEADSTN, from the coding sequence ATGCGACACGACATCATCCTGGCCCCCGAAGCGGTTGTAGACTTGAATAGACTAGCAGCGAACGTCCGCGCGCAAGTTCGTGACGCGCTCGAAACATTTCTGCGACACGATCCGGCTAAAACCAGCAAAAGCCGAATCAAGCGCCTGCGTGGCATATCACGGCCGCAGTACCGCTTGCGGGTCGGCGGCGAAATTCGAGTTTTTTACGACGTCACTGAAAATATGGTTGAAATCTTGGCCATCATTTCCAAAGCCGACGCCGACGACTGGCTCATACAACATGGTGAAACCGATGAAGCAGATTCCACTAACTGA
- a CDS encoding UvrB/UvrC motif-containing protein, with protein MSNDLTPILDGWEHNPDHFAVRIIRGNDGRDKIQVRLDLGLLQMEIDGRPDGQRPEGQESWFDLFRHRQKEHDQAHPDGASFQLTADECQLLLREGVQYYHRYLSFWHLERYELCARDTSRNLKLFAFVREFAAKDQDRLLFDQYRPYVTMMHTKAVATPLAELGDYEAAIKVIDAGITGIRKFLGEYEQLDRADRCGELMHLEKWREQMVNRQPALPPPPPDPLDQLKADLQQAIAEEQFEEAARLRDELRRRSPEPNL; from the coding sequence GTGTCGAACGATCTAACCCCCATTCTCGACGGCTGGGAACACAATCCCGATCACTTTGCCGTGCGAATTATTCGCGGCAATGACGGGCGCGATAAAATCCAAGTTCGCCTCGATTTAGGCCTGTTGCAAATGGAAATCGACGGCCGCCCCGATGGCCAGCGGCCAGAAGGCCAGGAATCGTGGTTCGATTTGTTCCGTCATCGACAAAAAGAGCACGACCAGGCTCATCCTGATGGCGCTTCGTTTCAACTTACTGCCGATGAATGTCAGCTTCTGTTGCGCGAAGGTGTGCAGTATTACCATCGGTACCTCAGCTTTTGGCATTTGGAACGGTACGAGCTGTGTGCCCGGGATACTTCACGAAATCTCAAGCTGTTTGCATTTGTGCGTGAATTCGCCGCAAAAGACCAGGACCGACTGCTATTCGATCAATATCGCCCTTATGTCACCATGATGCACACCAAGGCCGTGGCCACACCGCTGGCGGAGTTGGGCGATTACGAAGCGGCCATCAAAGTTATTGATGCGGGCATTACCGGCATCCGCAAGTTTTTGGGAGAGTACGAACAGCTCGATCGGGCTGACCGCTGCGGCGAACTCATGCACCTGGAAAAATGGCGGGAGCAAATGGTTAATCGCCAACCGGCGCTGCCTCCGCCTCCGCCTGATCCGCTCGATCAACTCAAGGCCGATTTGCAACAGGCCATTGCCGAAGAACAGTTTGAGGAAGCGGCCCGCTTGCGCGATGAACTCCGACGGCGCAGCCCAGAACCGAATCTTTAG
- a CDS encoding NYN domain-containing protein, whose amino-acid sequence MSLIIDGYNLLNSTGIPSRGKGPGNLERARQALLNTLAESLVPEEVPRATVVFDASESPWGVAREQKHRGITVMFAAKDDDADSVIERLIAADSAPKRLTVVSSDHRLQKAAQRRRAVAVDSDVWFAQLLRDRAARLNANSPDANPTADVPKPAGPLSPGEVEHWLRQFGLD is encoded by the coding sequence ATGAGCCTGATCATCGATGGCTACAACTTGCTGAATAGCACCGGCATTCCGTCGCGCGGGAAGGGGCCGGGAAATTTGGAACGGGCACGGCAGGCGCTGCTTAACACGCTGGCCGAATCGCTTGTGCCCGAAGAAGTGCCGCGCGCCACGGTCGTGTTCGATGCTTCCGAATCGCCTTGGGGCGTGGCCCGGGAGCAAAAGCATCGGGGCATTACGGTCATGTTCGCCGCCAAAGACGACGATGCCGACAGCGTCATCGAACGCTTGATTGCCGCCGACAGTGCGCCCAAGCGGCTGACGGTCGTTTCCAGCGATCATCGTCTGCAAAAAGCCGCCCAGCGCCGGCGTGCCGTTGCGGTCGATAGCGATGTCTGGTTCGCCCAGTTGCTGCGCGATCGGGCGGCTCGCCTGAATGCCAACTCCCCGGACGCAAATCCTACGGCCGATGTTCCCAAGCCGGCCGGTCCGCTTTCGCCCGGCGAAGTCGAACACTGGCTGCGCCAGTTCGGGCTCGATTAA
- a CDS encoding transposase produces MQTIGFHLVKSGYGLWLPGDCRGHWLAAWDEQIGYYEPHQLHGGDPNRERMARERMKHPVTRFTTAMVDATARAMAACVAASPWQVAAAAIESTHMHLLITYTPRDIHAVAKWIVQQTTKAVHGETDFSGPLWCEGKWLTFVFDEEHWENTRQYIERHNLRRGLPAQPWDWITPDAR; encoded by the coding sequence ATGCAAACCATTGGCTTCCACCTTGTCAAATCCGGCTATGGGTTATGGTTGCCCGGCGACTGTCGAGGCCATTGGTTGGCGGCTTGGGACGAACAGATCGGCTATTATGAGCCGCATCAGTTGCACGGCGGCGATCCAAACCGCGAACGAATGGCTCGTGAGCGGATGAAGCATCCCGTCACGCGATTTACCACAGCCATGGTGGATGCCACGGCCCGTGCAATGGCCGCCTGCGTCGCTGCATCGCCATGGCAAGTTGCGGCGGCCGCGATCGAATCCACGCATATGCACTTGTTGATCACGTACACGCCGCGCGACATTCACGCAGTGGCAAAATGGATTGTCCAGCAAACCACCAAAGCGGTTCACGGCGAGACCGATTTTTCTGGCCCGTTATGGTGCGAAGGCAAATGGTTGACATTCGTCTTCGACGAAGAGCACTGGGAGAACACGCGTCAATACATCGAACGTCACAATCTGCGACGAGGATTGCCTGCCCAACCGTGGGATTGGATTACGCCCGACGCCCGATAA
- a CDS encoding aspartate carbamoyltransferase catalytic subunit has protein sequence MSIALDEFTTVPSAWTRRHLLDMESLTAEEIRLILDAAVHFKEATGGCKQKISVLQNKTLANLFFENSTRTRTSFSLAMRRLGGDTVDFSASGSSLSKGETFIDTAKNIEAMNVDVVCVRHSTPGTPKLLAENLECSVINAGDGPHEHPTQGLLDMMTIREHRGRLDGLTVALIGDIAHSRTARSNIWGLKKLGAHVILCGPSTLVSPLWEHLGVEISYNLDEILPRCDVLNLLRIQFERQSTRPFPSVREYALLYAMNRQRLARAKKDILILAPGPINRGVEVTADVADGSHSVILDQVTNGLAVRMAVLWLVCGTCES, from the coding sequence ATGAGCATTGCCCTCGATGAATTCACAACCGTTCCATCGGCTTGGACCCGGCGACATTTGCTCGATATGGAAAGCCTCACTGCGGAGGAAATCCGCTTGATCCTTGACGCCGCTGTCCATTTCAAAGAAGCCACCGGGGGCTGCAAGCAAAAAATCTCCGTGCTGCAAAACAAAACCTTGGCCAACTTGTTTTTTGAAAATTCTACCCGTACGCGCACCAGCTTTTCGCTGGCGATGCGTCGCCTGGGGGGCGACACCGTCGATTTTTCTGCCTCTGGCAGCAGTCTTTCCAAGGGCGAAACGTTCATCGACACCGCCAAAAACATCGAGGCCATGAACGTCGATGTGGTATGCGTTCGCCATAGCACGCCGGGCACGCCCAAACTGTTGGCGGAAAACCTGGAATGTTCCGTCATCAATGCTGGCGACGGACCGCACGAGCATCCCACGCAAGGCCTGCTCGACATGATGACCATCCGGGAGCACCGTGGGCGGTTGGACGGGCTCACGGTGGCACTGATCGGTGATATCGCCCACAGCCGCACGGCCCGCAGCAATATTTGGGGACTGAAAAAACTCGGCGCGCATGTAATTTTGTGCGGCCCGTCCACGCTGGTGTCTCCGTTGTGGGAACACCTGGGCGTTGAAATTTCTTACAATCTGGACGAGATTTTGCCTCGCTGCGATGTACTGAACTTGCTGCGCATTCAATTTGAGCGCCAAAGCACGCGGCCGTTTCCCTCGGTCCGTGAATACGCCCTGTTATATGCCATGAATCGTCAACGGCTGGCTCGAGCGAAAAAAGACATTTTGATTCTGGCCCCCGGTCCCATCAATCGTGGCGTGGAAGTCACCGCCGATGTGGCCGACGGCAGCCATTCGGTCATTCTGGATCAAGTCACCAACGGTCTGGCGGTGCGGATGGCGGTGTTGTGGCTCGTATGTGGAACGTGCGAAAGCTAA